In a genomic window of Parambassis ranga chromosome 24, fParRan2.1, whole genome shotgun sequence:
- the sh3bgrl2 gene encoding SH3 domain-binding glutamic acid-rich-like protein 2 produces MVIRVYIASSSGSVAVKKHQQAVIGFLEANRINFQEVDITMMEEQRLWMYRQIPRERQPEKGNPLPPQIFNEDRYCGDYEDFFQSKENNSVFTFLGLSSQPSVKDSES; encoded by the exons ATGGTCATCAGGGTTTACATCGCGTCGTCAAGCGGCTCTGTCGCG GTGAAGAAGCACCAGCAGGCAGTGATTGGTTTCCTGGAAGCCAATCGAATCAACTTCCAGGAAGTAGACATTAccatgatggaggagcagaggctcTGGATGTACCGCCAAATCCCCAGGGAAAGGCAGCCAGAGAAAGGCAACCCACTGCCTCCGCAGATCTTCAATGAGGATCGATACTGCGGT gacTATGAAGACTTCTTTCAGTCAAAGGAGAACAACAGTGTGTTCACATTCCTTGGGCTCAGTTCCCAGCCCTCTGTGAAA GATTCCGAGTCATAG
- the lca5 gene encoding lebercilin isoform X2 has protein sequence MESEDITDQHKDNRDRSRQSLQSTKRDSRASSSQKHKKNFQEKIHNEDEKEDLVESRLKTRTWHSDPDRDQISDDEGRRSQGSFYSEDYENNSPSDRSYSPDSRSRTPSPSPQRGVRAKRIPGSPFHKTGGGGRWGVSRPLRPGQPLTQQQRKGVRSQSKESTPSKDLDLVTKRMLSARLLKINELHNALAELQQRTDELQKENRILKRLQVRQEKALQRYDDTENEISQLLARHSNEIQVYRERLRRTQERERVAERRVKESEEQLRKCKTTAARLKKLVDEQELGDRGELSRRLEGEKARAQEAERKIKDLERSMELSSSSYQRQLVAEKKKTVSAQEEIRTLQEELERLTNKLKEKERELDAKNIYANRMVKPSKRNDADNSTKLPSRNSTKAVQTEDRMSSLDFPTPPPAITDANEYSEQPPDEYLSLKELDRVDQREELLDKPQNHVRKEGETAREQEQEKKKTQLFKQEQNVLEENTKHPVSTGLDKQKGKDNIKGTSPLSNQKDESKRGHVHEEVQRWNQETQANQHAAEEARRKKELLLAKMREIDHQNKKGQDLFFFESRPSEARIGTDDPSSPHPPEQKNTSIFSLTESEELGSSRTGNREGGRRRPGIEGGAVTTGIRRRALRSPISSDDLAFGGYAPSFGNSASRVSSGFSPPPSKEENNSALEAIGVFNLREVDSEKDETEKIGGKDKKSNLMQQLFGVQAIPAGDSVIISNKMEVLNSPPTTNGVHSRRLLSFNSGSSTPPASSVNTLHVADSRPSIRAIPSFDDDIEELTL, from the exons ATGGAATCTGAAGATATAACAGATCAGCATAAAGACAACCGGGATCGCAGCCGTCAGTCTCTACAGAGTACAAAGAGAGATTCTCGAGCGTCATCCTCACAGAAGCACAAAAAGAATTTTCAAGAAAAGATCCACAATGAGGACGAAAAGGAAGATCTTGTCGAAAGTAGATTGAAAACCAGAACCTGGCATTCAGATCCAGATCGGGACCAAATATCAGATGATGAAGGAAGGAGAAGCCAGGGGTCATTTTACTCTGAGGATTATGAAAATAATTCTCCTTCAGATCGCTCCTATTCACCCGACTCCCGGTCCAGGACTCCATCCCCTTCCCCGCAGCGAGGTGTGCGGGCCAAGAGGATTCCTGGCAGCCCTTTCCACAAAACAG gtggtggggGGCGTTGGGGTGTGTCTCGCCCACTGCGACCAGGCCAACCTCTGACCCAACAGCAACGCAAAGGAGTGCGTTCACAAAGCAAAGAGTCCACACCATCCAAAGACCTTGACCTAGTGACCAAGCGGATGCTTTCAGCCCGCCTCCTAAAGATCAATGAACTGCATAACGCCCTCGCTGAGCTACAGCAGCGCACTGATGAGCTGCAAAAAGAAAATCGAATCCTCAAACGG CTTCAGGTGCGTCAAGAAAAAGCCCTGCAGCGCTATGATGACACAGAAAACGAGATTTCCCAGCTACTGGCCCGCCATTCCAACGAGATCCAGGTGTACCGCGAACGACTGAGGCGCACACAGGAGCGGGAGCGAGTGGCTGAGCGGCGAGTGAAGGAGAGTGAGGAGCAGCTGCGCAAGTGTAAAACCACAGCTGCACGGCTAAAGAAACTGGTTGACGAGCAGGAGCTAGGTGACCGAGGCGAGCTGAGCCGCAGGCTGGAGGGGGAAAAGGCACGGGCACAAGAGGCAGAGCGCAAGATTAAG GATCTGGAGCGTAGCAtggagctgagcagcagcagttaccAGAGGCAGCTTgttgcagagaagaagaagaccgtTAGTGCTCAGGAGGAGATCAGGACGCTGCAGGAGGAACTGGAACGACTGACTAATAAACTCAAG gagaaggagagagagcttgaTGCTAAGAATATTTACGCTAACCGCATGGTGAAACCCTCAAAAAGGAACGATGCTGACAACAGCACAAAAC TGCCCAGCAGGAACAGCACCAAAGCGGTACAGACTGAAGACAGGATGTCAAGTCTGGATTTCCCCACGCCACCTCCTGCTATCACTGATGCAAATGAGTACAGTGAGCAGCCACCTGATGAATACCTGTCACTCAAG GAGCTTGACAGAGTGGACCAACGGGAAGAGCTGCTGGACAAGCCTCAAAATCATGTCAGAAAGGAGGGGGAGACAGCAagagagcaggagcaggagaaaaagaagacacagcTATTTAAGCAGGAGCAGAACGTGCTTGAGGAGAACACTAAGCATCCAGTGTCCACAGGCTTGGACAAACAAAAGGGTAAGGACAACATAAAGGGGACGAGTCCCCTTTCGAATCAAAAGGATGAAAGTAAGCGTGGTCACGTACATGAAGAGGTGCAAAGGTGGAACCAGGAAACTCAGGCCAATCAGCATGCAGCAGAGGAAGCACGCCGCAAAAAAGAGCTGCTGCTTGCTAAGATGCGGGAAATAGACCACCAAAACAAGAAAGGCCAggacttatttttttttgagTCGAGACCTTCAGAAGCCAGAATAGGTACCGATGACCCTTCTTCTCCACATCCTCCTGAACAGAAGAACACCTCCATTTTCAGCCTCACAGAGTCGGAGGAGTTGGGCAGTTCACGGACTGGAAACAGAGAAGGCGGAAGGAGGAGACCAGGTATAGAGGGTGGAGCTGTCACAACAGGAATTAGAAGGAGAGCACTACGATCACCAATCTCCAGCGATGACTTGGCATTTGGAGGCTACGCTCCTTCTTTTGGAAATTCAGCCTCTCGAGTGTCTTCTGGTTTTTCTCCGCCTCCGTCTAAAGAGGAAAACAACTCTGCATTAGAAGCAATTGGGGTTTTTAATCTGAGAGAGGTAGACTCCGAAAAGGACGAGACAGAAAAAATAGGGGGGAAGGACAAGAAGTCCAACctcatgcagcagctgtttggtGTCCAGGCCATACCTGCTGGTGACAGTGTAATCATCTCTAACAAAATGGAGGTCCTTAACAGCCCTCCGACCACCAACGGAGTGCATTCAAGAAGACTGCTCAGCTTCAACTCAGGCTCTTCCACTCCCCCAGCGTCGTCTGTCAACACGCTACATGTTGCAGATAGCAGGCCTTCCATCCGTGCCATCCCATCCTTTGATGATGACATAGAGGAACTCACCTTATAG
- the lca5 gene encoding lebercilin isoform X1, protein MESEDITDQHKDNRDRSRQSLQSTKRDSRASSSQKHKKNFQEKIHNEDEKEDLVESRLKTRTWHSDPDRDQISDDEGRRSQGSFYSEDYENNSPSDRSYSPDSRSRTPSPSPQRGVRAKRIPGSPFHKTGGGGRWGVSRPLRPGQPLTQQQRKGVRSQSKESTPSKDLDLVTKRMLSARLLKINELHNALAELQQRTDELQKENRILKRLQVRQEKALQRYDDTENEISQLLARHSNEIQVYRERLRRTQERERVAERRVKESEEQLRKCKTTAARLKKLVDEQELGDRGELSRRLEGEKARAQEAERKIKDLERSMELSSSSYQRQLVAEKKKTVSAQEEIRTLQEELERLTNKLKEKERELDAKNIYANRMVKPSKRNDADNSTKRKVPSRNSTKAVQTEDRMSSLDFPTPPPAITDANEYSEQPPDEYLSLKELDRVDQREELLDKPQNHVRKEGETAREQEQEKKKTQLFKQEQNVLEENTKHPVSTGLDKQKGKDNIKGTSPLSNQKDESKRGHVHEEVQRWNQETQANQHAAEEARRKKELLLAKMREIDHQNKKGQDLFFFESRPSEARIGTDDPSSPHPPEQKNTSIFSLTESEELGSSRTGNREGGRRRPGIEGGAVTTGIRRRALRSPISSDDLAFGGYAPSFGNSASRVSSGFSPPPSKEENNSALEAIGVFNLREVDSEKDETEKIGGKDKKSNLMQQLFGVQAIPAGDSVIISNKMEVLNSPPTTNGVHSRRLLSFNSGSSTPPASSVNTLHVADSRPSIRAIPSFDDDIEELTL, encoded by the exons ATGGAATCTGAAGATATAACAGATCAGCATAAAGACAACCGGGATCGCAGCCGTCAGTCTCTACAGAGTACAAAGAGAGATTCTCGAGCGTCATCCTCACAGAAGCACAAAAAGAATTTTCAAGAAAAGATCCACAATGAGGACGAAAAGGAAGATCTTGTCGAAAGTAGATTGAAAACCAGAACCTGGCATTCAGATCCAGATCGGGACCAAATATCAGATGATGAAGGAAGGAGAAGCCAGGGGTCATTTTACTCTGAGGATTATGAAAATAATTCTCCTTCAGATCGCTCCTATTCACCCGACTCCCGGTCCAGGACTCCATCCCCTTCCCCGCAGCGAGGTGTGCGGGCCAAGAGGATTCCTGGCAGCCCTTTCCACAAAACAG gtggtggggGGCGTTGGGGTGTGTCTCGCCCACTGCGACCAGGCCAACCTCTGACCCAACAGCAACGCAAAGGAGTGCGTTCACAAAGCAAAGAGTCCACACCATCCAAAGACCTTGACCTAGTGACCAAGCGGATGCTTTCAGCCCGCCTCCTAAAGATCAATGAACTGCATAACGCCCTCGCTGAGCTACAGCAGCGCACTGATGAGCTGCAAAAAGAAAATCGAATCCTCAAACGG CTTCAGGTGCGTCAAGAAAAAGCCCTGCAGCGCTATGATGACACAGAAAACGAGATTTCCCAGCTACTGGCCCGCCATTCCAACGAGATCCAGGTGTACCGCGAACGACTGAGGCGCACACAGGAGCGGGAGCGAGTGGCTGAGCGGCGAGTGAAGGAGAGTGAGGAGCAGCTGCGCAAGTGTAAAACCACAGCTGCACGGCTAAAGAAACTGGTTGACGAGCAGGAGCTAGGTGACCGAGGCGAGCTGAGCCGCAGGCTGGAGGGGGAAAAGGCACGGGCACAAGAGGCAGAGCGCAAGATTAAG GATCTGGAGCGTAGCAtggagctgagcagcagcagttaccAGAGGCAGCTTgttgcagagaagaagaagaccgtTAGTGCTCAGGAGGAGATCAGGACGCTGCAGGAGGAACTGGAACGACTGACTAATAAACTCAAG gagaaggagagagagcttgaTGCTAAGAATATTTACGCTAACCGCATGGTGAAACCCTCAAAAAGGAACGATGCTGACAACAGCACAAAACGTAAAG TGCCCAGCAGGAACAGCACCAAAGCGGTACAGACTGAAGACAGGATGTCAAGTCTGGATTTCCCCACGCCACCTCCTGCTATCACTGATGCAAATGAGTACAGTGAGCAGCCACCTGATGAATACCTGTCACTCAAG GAGCTTGACAGAGTGGACCAACGGGAAGAGCTGCTGGACAAGCCTCAAAATCATGTCAGAAAGGAGGGGGAGACAGCAagagagcaggagcaggagaaaaagaagacacagcTATTTAAGCAGGAGCAGAACGTGCTTGAGGAGAACACTAAGCATCCAGTGTCCACAGGCTTGGACAAACAAAAGGGTAAGGACAACATAAAGGGGACGAGTCCCCTTTCGAATCAAAAGGATGAAAGTAAGCGTGGTCACGTACATGAAGAGGTGCAAAGGTGGAACCAGGAAACTCAGGCCAATCAGCATGCAGCAGAGGAAGCACGCCGCAAAAAAGAGCTGCTGCTTGCTAAGATGCGGGAAATAGACCACCAAAACAAGAAAGGCCAggacttatttttttttgagTCGAGACCTTCAGAAGCCAGAATAGGTACCGATGACCCTTCTTCTCCACATCCTCCTGAACAGAAGAACACCTCCATTTTCAGCCTCACAGAGTCGGAGGAGTTGGGCAGTTCACGGACTGGAAACAGAGAAGGCGGAAGGAGGAGACCAGGTATAGAGGGTGGAGCTGTCACAACAGGAATTAGAAGGAGAGCACTACGATCACCAATCTCCAGCGATGACTTGGCATTTGGAGGCTACGCTCCTTCTTTTGGAAATTCAGCCTCTCGAGTGTCTTCTGGTTTTTCTCCGCCTCCGTCTAAAGAGGAAAACAACTCTGCATTAGAAGCAATTGGGGTTTTTAATCTGAGAGAGGTAGACTCCGAAAAGGACGAGACAGAAAAAATAGGGGGGAAGGACAAGAAGTCCAACctcatgcagcagctgtttggtGTCCAGGCCATACCTGCTGGTGACAGTGTAATCATCTCTAACAAAATGGAGGTCCTTAACAGCCCTCCGACCACCAACGGAGTGCATTCAAGAAGACTGCTCAGCTTCAACTCAGGCTCTTCCACTCCCCCAGCGTCGTCTGTCAACACGCTACATGTTGCAGATAGCAGGCCTTCCATCCGTGCCATCCCATCCTTTGATGATGACATAGAGGAACTCACCTTATAG
- the fam167ab gene encoding protein FAM167A, with protein sequence MDAPSAPQIVVDSVQEDADCREEVDLPTDDHLMSLKALTEKLRLETRRPSYLEWKARLEKEHFRAAGAGTDPIHVKPEGKQAKEAAVKSDVMQCKLSSGVLKGFKNMDEALTWLRRELTDMRLQDQHLARQLMRLRNDINKLKIEQTCHLHRRMLNDATFGLEERDELADLLCECPVTPGLGLSAPLRLIGVTKMNINSRRFSLC encoded by the exons ATGGATGCACCCTCAGCTCCACAGATCGTGGTGGACAGTGTCCAGGAGGATGCTGACTGCAGGGAAGAGGTAGATTTACCTACAGATGACCATCTCATGAGTTTAAAGGCATTGACGGAAAAATTAAGACTGGAGACCAGGAGGCCTTCCTACCTGGAGTGGAAAGCCCGGCTGGAGAAGGAGCACTTCAGAGCGGCAGGAGCCGGGACAGACCCGATTCACGTGAAGCCTGAAGGAAAACAAGCGAAAGAGGCTGCGGTGAAGTCAGATGTGATGCAGTGCAAATTGTCATCAGGTGTTCTGAAAGGATTTAAAAACATGGATGAAGCTCTGACTTGGCTCAGGAGAGAACTG acagATATGCGCCTGCAGGACCAGCATCTGGCGAGGCAGCTCATGCGTCTGCGGAACGACATCAACAAGCTGAAGATTGAGCAGACGTGCCACCTGCACCGAAGGATGCTCAACGACGCCACCTTCGGCCTGGAGGAACGGGATGAGCTGGCGGACCTGCTGTGCGAATGCCCTGTCACCCCAGGCCTCGGCCTCTCGGCCCCGCTGAGGCTCATCGGCGTCACCAAGATGAACATTAACTCTCGCCGCTTCTCACTCTGCTAG
- the ccm2 gene encoding cerebral cavernous malformations protein 2 homolog isoform X1, whose amino-acid sequence MEDDVKKVKKPGIVSPFKRVFLKGEKGRDKKAQEKATERRALHTFSLSQPDHRIDPDILLNDYIEKEVKYLGQLTSVPGYLNPSSRTEVLQLIDNARKSHQLAGQLTLEQDAVVSLSAYNIKLVWRDGEDIILRVPIHDIAAVSYIRDDSLHLVVIKTAQESGGSPCPSSCSDLNKSQTRSSLSESGAVLVELCCLLVLAVDNKAAAEELCLLLSQVFQIVYTESTIDFLDRAIFDGATTPTRHLSLYSDDSSSKVDVKDSFEAEAGTFPFKVPMETEGNSPSDSTPTSPQTKTASEGELSTTAAELLQDYMTTLRTKLSSQEIQQFATLLHEYRNGASIHEFCINLRQLYGDSRKFLLLGLRPFIPEKDSQHFENFLETIGVKDGRGIITDSFGRYRRTASSASDSTTNGNGAAGGSGDSAASDEGQETSEGDEWDRMITDISNDIEALGCSMDQEGMTP is encoded by the exons ATGGAGGATGATGTGAAAAAAGTTAAAAAG CCTGGTATCGTGTCTCCATTCAAGAGAGTCTTCCTGAAaggagagaaggggagggaCAAGAAGGCCCAGGAGAAGGCCACAGAGCGCAGGGCCCTTCACACCTTCTCGCTCTCTCAGCCTGACCACCGCATCGACCCTGACATCCTGCTCAATGACTACATTGAGAAGGAAGTAAAA TATTTGGGGCAGTTGACATCAGTTCCAGGATACTTGAACCCATCAAGTAGGACTGAAGTCCTGCAGCTCATTGACAATGCAAGG AAGTCTCATCAGTTGGCTGGCCAGCTGACGTTGGAGCAGGATGCAGTGGTGAGTTTGTCGGCATACAACATCAAGCTTGTGTGGCGTGATGGAGAGGACATCATCCTGAGAGTGCCCATCCATGATATAGCTGCTGTGTCCTACATCAGGGATGACTCATTACACCTTGTAGTGATAAAAACAG CCCAGGAGTCAGGAGGATCCCCCTGTCCCAGCTCATGTTCTGATCTCAATAAGTCCCAGACCCGGAGCTCCTTGTCGGAGAGTGGAGCTGTGCTTGTAGAGCTATGCTGTCTGCTTGTGCTGGCAGTCGATAATAAG gcagctgcagaggagttaTGTCTTTTGCTTAGCCAGGTCTTTCAGATTGTTTACACCGAATCCACTATCGACTTCCTGGACAGAGCCATTTTTGACGGAGCAACAACACCTACCAGACACCTTTCTCTATATAGTG ATGACTCTTCAAGCAAAGTTGATGTCAAAGACTCTTTTGAAGCAGAAGCTGGGACATT TCCTTTTAAGGTTCCTATGGAGACAGAGGGAAACTCTCCATCAGATTCCACCCCAACCTCCCCTCAGACAAAAACCGCCAGTGAAGGAGAGCTCAGTAccactgctgcagagctgctgcaggactACATGACCACa CTGCGGACAAAGCTATCATCACAGGAGATCCAGCAATTTGCTACTCTGCTCCACGAATATCGTAATGGTGCCTCCATTCATGAGTTCTGCATTAATCTGAGACAACTCTATGGAGACAGCAGGAAATTCCTCCTCCTTG GCCTGCGTCCCTTCATACCAGAAAAAGACAGCCAGCACTTTGAGAATTTCCTCGAGACTATCGGTGTGAAGGACGGCCGAGGCATCATCACAGACAGCTTCGGCCGTTACCGACGCACAGCCAGCTCCGCCTCCGATTCCACCACCAATGGCAACGGAGCAGCGGGAGGAAGCGGCGACAGTGCAGCCTCAGATGAGGGTCAGGAAACGTCAGAGGGTGATGAATGGGACCGCATGATCACCGATATCAGTAACGACATCGAGGCTCTAGGCTGTAGCATGGATCAGGAGGGAATGACGCCTTga
- the ccm2 gene encoding cerebral cavernous malformations protein 2 homolog isoform X2, whose product MENEPGIVSPFKRVFLKGEKGRDKKAQEKATERRALHTFSLSQPDHRIDPDILLNDYIEKEVKYLGQLTSVPGYLNPSSRTEVLQLIDNARKSHQLAGQLTLEQDAVVSLSAYNIKLVWRDGEDIILRVPIHDIAAVSYIRDDSLHLVVIKTAQESGGSPCPSSCSDLNKSQTRSSLSESGAVLVELCCLLVLAVDNKAAAEELCLLLSQVFQIVYTESTIDFLDRAIFDGATTPTRHLSLYSDDSSSKVDVKDSFEAEAGTFPFKVPMETEGNSPSDSTPTSPQTKTASEGELSTTAAELLQDYMTTLRTKLSSQEIQQFATLLHEYRNGASIHEFCINLRQLYGDSRKFLLLGLRPFIPEKDSQHFENFLETIGVKDGRGIITDSFGRYRRTASSASDSTTNGNGAAGGSGDSAASDEGQETSEGDEWDRMITDISNDIEALGCSMDQEGMTP is encoded by the exons ATGGAGAACGAG CCTGGTATCGTGTCTCCATTCAAGAGAGTCTTCCTGAAaggagagaaggggagggaCAAGAAGGCCCAGGAGAAGGCCACAGAGCGCAGGGCCCTTCACACCTTCTCGCTCTCTCAGCCTGACCACCGCATCGACCCTGACATCCTGCTCAATGACTACATTGAGAAGGAAGTAAAA TATTTGGGGCAGTTGACATCAGTTCCAGGATACTTGAACCCATCAAGTAGGACTGAAGTCCTGCAGCTCATTGACAATGCAAGG AAGTCTCATCAGTTGGCTGGCCAGCTGACGTTGGAGCAGGATGCAGTGGTGAGTTTGTCGGCATACAACATCAAGCTTGTGTGGCGTGATGGAGAGGACATCATCCTGAGAGTGCCCATCCATGATATAGCTGCTGTGTCCTACATCAGGGATGACTCATTACACCTTGTAGTGATAAAAACAG CCCAGGAGTCAGGAGGATCCCCCTGTCCCAGCTCATGTTCTGATCTCAATAAGTCCCAGACCCGGAGCTCCTTGTCGGAGAGTGGAGCTGTGCTTGTAGAGCTATGCTGTCTGCTTGTGCTGGCAGTCGATAATAAG gcagctgcagaggagttaTGTCTTTTGCTTAGCCAGGTCTTTCAGATTGTTTACACCGAATCCACTATCGACTTCCTGGACAGAGCCATTTTTGACGGAGCAACAACACCTACCAGACACCTTTCTCTATATAGTG ATGACTCTTCAAGCAAAGTTGATGTCAAAGACTCTTTTGAAGCAGAAGCTGGGACATT TCCTTTTAAGGTTCCTATGGAGACAGAGGGAAACTCTCCATCAGATTCCACCCCAACCTCCCCTCAGACAAAAACCGCCAGTGAAGGAGAGCTCAGTAccactgctgcagagctgctgcaggactACATGACCACa CTGCGGACAAAGCTATCATCACAGGAGATCCAGCAATTTGCTACTCTGCTCCACGAATATCGTAATGGTGCCTCCATTCATGAGTTCTGCATTAATCTGAGACAACTCTATGGAGACAGCAGGAAATTCCTCCTCCTTG GCCTGCGTCCCTTCATACCAGAAAAAGACAGCCAGCACTTTGAGAATTTCCTCGAGACTATCGGTGTGAAGGACGGCCGAGGCATCATCACAGACAGCTTCGGCCGTTACCGACGCACAGCCAGCTCCGCCTCCGATTCCACCACCAATGGCAACGGAGCAGCGGGAGGAAGCGGCGACAGTGCAGCCTCAGATGAGGGTCAGGAAACGTCAGAGGGTGATGAATGGGACCGCATGATCACCGATATCAGTAACGACATCGAGGCTCTAGGCTGTAGCATGGATCAGGAGGGAATGACGCCTTga